One Chthonomonadales bacterium genomic window, TCGCGATGCAGAGCATGTCCTCGTAGGGCATGCCGGCCGCGCGGTTCAGCGGCTGCCACCAGTCAGCGCCGTCGGTCAGGTAGGCTCCAGCGGACGTGGCCAGCCACACGATGCCGTCGCTGCCCTCGGCAACCTGGCGGATCACGGTGTCTACATTGGGCATCGGCTGGTAGGCGCGGTAGCTGCGGGGAAGGTCGAGCGGCCCCCACTTCCCACCGGCGTGGCGAAAGGCGCCCTGCTCCGTCGTGGCCCACCAGTCGCCTCTGCGGGCGCGTGCCGCGCTCGTCACGGCGGTCGGTAGGCCGTCCGGCAGGTCGGTGGCGCGCGGCGGCAGGTCGGTGGCGGCGGCGGGCTGCCAGCGGCCGCCAGCGAGCGCTGCGGCTCCGTTGGGCCCTGCGGCAAGCACGCGCCCATCGCGCACCACCACGCGCGTCAGGCCGCCCTCGGGCAGGCCCTCCCGCGCCGTGTACCGCGTCGCGACGATCTGGGGATAGCGGCCGACGCGCAGCGTCTCGCTGGCGCGGGCGGGGTCCGGCGCGGCGGCCGTGATAAGCGCCGAGGTCAGCAGCGGCATGGCTGGCAGCATGAAGGTTGCCTCCGTGGGATGGCGCGCGCCGCGCGAGGGCGGCCCGCACGGCGGCGCAGGGCCGGCGTCGGCCTGGCCCACGGTCATTATACCGGCTCCATCGGGAGGTGAGGCAGGGGGTCAGGCCGCTGCGCGGAGTTGGCCGTCGGCGCCGGAGCGCAACCCCTCCCACTCGGCAAGCGGCACGCGGACGAAAGCCTCCACCACGTTGGGGTCGAACTGGCTGCCGGCCTGCCGGACGATTTCCTCCTGCGCCAGCGCGAGCGTGCGGGCAGGGCGGCCGGGCCGCGACACGGTCATCGAGTCGACGGCGTCGCATACGGCGAAGACGCGGGCCGCCCAGGGGATCTGGTCGCCTGCGAGGCCGTCGGGGTAGCCGCGGCCGTCCCAACGCTCGTGGTGGGAGCGGACGACGCGCGTGGCCGGCGCCAGCAGCGGCAGGTGCGAGATCAGCTCCGCTCCGGTGATCGGGTGCATGCGCACGACCTCCCACTCGTCGCTGCTCAGGCTCCCCGGCTTGCGCAGGATGGCGTCGGGCACATGGATCTTGCCGATGTCATGCAGCAGCGAGCCGAGCGCCAGCTCCCGCATGTCGCCCGGCGTGATGGGTGCCGATGGCCTCCACGGCGCGCCGGCCCCTTCGAGCTCCCGCGCCAGGCGCAGGGCGAAGCGGGCGACGCGCACCGAGTGCCCGGCGGCTTCGCAGTCACGCCAGTCCAGGGCGGCGAGCAGGGCGTTGAGGACCGCTCCCGCCGGTTCCTGAACGAGCCCCTCGATTCCGCCGTAGGGGTCCGGCATCGGCGCGGACGTGTGCGGCGAGCGGGTCGGGCGCTCCCGCATGCGGCGAAGCCAGATCCGCGCGTGATGGGGGAGCTTGCGGCGGGCGCCCTGGCCCGTGTCGATGTGGGCGGCCACGCACACGTTGTTGCGGCCGGTCCGCTTCGCCGTGTACAGGGCGCCGTCGGCTGCGCGCACGAGGTCCTCGGCATCGCGGGCATGGACGTGCAGCGCGGCGACGCCGACGCTCGCCGTGAGGCGGGCGCCGTCGAACTCGTACGCTTCGATGGCCGCACGGATGCGTTCGGCGGCCTGCTCGGCGGCTACCTGGTCGGTATGGGGCAGGACGACCGCGAACTCCTCGCCACCATAGCGGGCGGCAAGGTCGCCTGTGCGGGTGCACTGCGTCAGGATGGCGCCGACCGCGCGCAGGGCATCGTCCCCGGCGGGATGGCCGTAGTGATCGTTGTAGAGCTTGAAGAAGTCCAGGTCGAGCAGCAATAACGAGAGGGGCTGCTGGTGTCGGAGGGCCTGAGCGGCGTAGGCGCGCAGGTGCTCCTGAAACGCACGGTGGTTGGCCAGCGCGGTCACGGCGTCGGTGGTGGCCTGCTCCTGCAGGAGGTGGTTGGCTTCCGCGAGCTTGTGGTAGCTGGCCTCCACCGTCATTTGCATGGACACGAGTTCGGTGTTCAGCGCCCCGAGGCGCTCAGCCTGGCGGTGGGCCTCCTCGGTCTTTCGCTCGAGTGCGGCGTGCGAGCCCTGAAGCGCGGCGTAGAGGCGCTCGACCTCGGCCGTGCGCTCGGCCTCGCGTGCCAGGGCGCGCTCAAGCTCGCGCGCGCCCAGGCACGCGAGCGCCGTCGCGCCAGCCACGGCCAGCACGGAGGAGGCGCTCCCCAACGCGCCGCCGAATGTCTGCGACGGGGCCACCCAAACCCAGTGCACCGAGGCGGTCGCGAGGGCGCCGGCGGCGACAGCGAGAGTGTGGCGGCGGCTGAGGAGGAGCGACGCCAGGACCACGGGCAACGCGAAGAGCACATAGAGCATGTGGGGTGCGAGCGGCGGGAGCCACGTTCCCAGCGCCAGCAGCAGCGTCGGCACCGCCATCAGGGAGCCGATATAGAGAGCGCTGGCCAGCTTGACGTGGTCGGCGCGCGACACGAGGGCACTCGCCGTCACGAGCGCCAGGCAGAGCGTCCCCGCCGCGGCAAGCGGCCATCCCATCGCGACACCGAGGGCACCGATGCCGACGGCGAGCGGGGCGGTGACGTCGAGTAGGAGACCGAGCAGCGCGGCGCGGCGCGCGCGCTCGCGCGCTGCGAGAGCGGACCGGCCAGTGGCCGGCGCCTCGCCAAGATCCTGACTCGTCGTCGCCTGGTGGATGGCACTGCGCATCGCGCCTCTCCCGGAGGCCGGGACTGTGCTTGGTTACCCGCTACGCGCTTGTTCCACAGGCGCGCGCGAGCCAGCGATCTATGTGGGCCTCCCGCGCGGGATCGGCGTCCGGCATCGCTATCGGCGGCCCGAGCGGCGAGGTGCGCGGACACGGAGCGGCGAAATGACCGCCATGCCACCAACGACGACCGCGCGCCGCATCTTGCGATGAGCGCGCCCGACGAGCGCACGACGCCGATCGCCGCCCGGCCGGACGAAGGCGCGGGCGCCCGGCGCTCCGCGCTCACCCCGGCCGCGCTCCTCGTCGGCCTCGCGTGCGTCGCGCTCACCTGCGTCGTGGTGTGCTTCGCCGAGTTGGTCGTCGCCAAGATCCAGATCGGCTTCCTTCAGCTACCGCCCGTCGTGGTGGGGATTCTGGTCCTGCTGCTTGCCGGCCAGGTGGGGCTTAAGCGCCTGTCGCCGCGCCTGCGCCTTCAGCCGCACGAGCTGGCCACCGTCTACATGATGATGCTTCTGGCGGCGATGGTCTCGTCCCGCGGGCTTCTGCAGAAGCTGATCCCGCTGCTCGTGGTCCCCGACTACGATGCGACGCCGGCGAACGGGTGGCAGCGACTCTTCTTCCCGTACATTAAGCGGTTCGCCGTGCCATTCGACCCGTCCGGCGGCCCCAAGCAGCCCGTGGCCGCGCGCTTCTTCGATGGGCTTCGGCCAGGCGAGCAGCTTCCCTGGGCCGCCTGGGCCGGCCCGCTCGCCGCCTGGGGCGCCCTCGTCGCGATGATCTTCGCCGCCTACTTGTGCCTCGCCGTGCTGCTCCGGCGCCAGTGGGTCGACAACGAGAAGCTCGCGTTCCCGCTCGTGCAGCTTCCACTGGAGATGGTGCGCTCGGCGGCCCCGGGCGAGAGCTTCATGCGCAACCGCGCGACATGGCTTGGTTTCGCCATCCCTGCGATGGTGTTCGGGTTCAACGGGCTGCACCAATGGTATCCCAGCGTTCCAGAGTTCACGACGGACGTCGACCTCAACCGCTATCTGGTTGCCCCGCCGTGGAACGCGCTCCTGTTCTTACACATCTACGTCTCGTTCGCGGCGATCGGGTTTTTCTATCTGCTGCCCACCGACCTGCTCTTCTCGCTCTGGCTCTTCTTCCTGCTGACGCGCGCGGCGGACGTGCTCTCAGCCATCTACGGCTACCAGCCCGAGGTCATGCCGATGTACGGGTGTCGGATGTTCATCGGCTACCAGATCATCGGCTGCTATCTCGTGCTCGTCGGGTACATGCTCTGGTCGGCGCGGCCGCACCTTGCGCGGGTGTGGCGCGCGGCCGTGGGACGGGGGGACGGCTCGGATTCACGGGAGCTGCTTTCCTATCGTACCGCCCTCTGGGGGCTGGTGCTCTGCCTGTTGGGCTCATCGCTGTGGCTCGTGATGATCGGAATGGCCTTCTGGCTCGCCCTCTTCGAGCTCTCCGTGCTCCTGTTCGTCGTCGCGCTCGTGATGGCTCGAAGCACCAGCGAATCGGGAATGCTGATGACGGAGACCTCCTTCCGACCGATCGACATCTACCGGATGATCGGTGACGTACGGTTGCTGGGCGGCGCCAACGTGACGGCGCTGGCGTTCCTTGACGCTCTATGGATGCGCGACCAGCGCGGACTGGTGCTCACCGGGTTCCTGGACTCGATGCGGCTAGCGGACGGCGTGCGAGTACGGCGGCGGTCGCTGATCGGCGTCTTCGCGCTCGCGCTGGTGGCCGCGGTGGGGATCGGTGGCTACCTCCACGTGTTGCTGCCCTACCGGCTTGGGGCGGTGCAGATGTACAGCTACGTCTATCGCGGGAATCCCGTCTGGTCGTTCACGGACGCGGCAACGGTGCTCACCGGCGCGCGGCCGCCACTTCCCTGGATCGCCACGCTTAACTTCCTGATCGGCATCGGTGTCACCATCGCCATCGCCGCGCTCCGCGCCCGGCTGCTCTGGTTCCCGCTGCATCCGCTCGGGTACGCGCTCTGCGGCTCATGGACGATGATGGTGTTCTGGTTCCCCTGCCTTGTCGCCTGGCTGCTCAAGATCGTGATGCTGCGCTACGGCGGCATGCGCCTCTATGCCCGCGCCCGCCCGCTCTTCCTTGGCATGGTGCTCGGCGAGTTCACGATGGCCGTCCTCTGGACGGTGCCCTCTCTCTTCTGGCGCACCCCGACGCCGGCCTTCCCCTGGCCGTGAGCCATGAACGCTCTACGCCGCCGCCGCGGACGGCGGGGCCAGGAGCAGCTCCGCCAGGCGTCGCGGGTCAGCAACCTCGATGTCCTCCGGCACCTTCTGCCCCGTGGTGAGGTAGCTGATCAGCAGCGCGCTCTCGACGGCGAGCGTGTAGATGGTTCCGTAGCTGCTGGCCTCGTCCAGCTTCGTCCACAGAAGGCGGCTCACGCCGACCTCGCGGAACCGCGCGATCTGCTCGCGCAGGTCGCGGGGGCGCGTGGATGCCGCGAGCGCAAGGTGCGTCTCGCAGCCGAGCGCCTCGACAAGCGCCTTGAGCTCCACCACCTGCGTCGAGTTGCGCTGGCTCCGGCCGGCCGTGTCGACGAGCACCAGGTCGTGGTCCGCCAGGTCGGCGACGGCCCTCCGAGCCTCCTCGAGGGAGTGCGCCACGCGGACGGGCACGCCCATGATCTGGCCGTAGGTCCGGAGTTGCTCGACGGCGGCGATGCGGTAGGTATCGACGGTGAGCAATGCGACCTTGCGCCGCTCGACCAGGGCGTAGCGCGCGGCCACCTTGGCGAGGGTGGTGGTCTTGCCCACGCCCGTGGGCCCGACGAGGGCGACGACCCTGGAGACGCCGGGCGTCACCTCGATGGGCCCGCTCACGGCGACCCGCGCCGAGAGGAGGTCGCGCAGGGCGGCCTCGGCCATCGCAGCGCGCGCCGGAGGGTTCCAGGCGCTCAGGTCCGGGAGGGAGCCGACGATCTCACGCGCCGCGGGCTCGTCTACGTCGGCCTCCACGAGGCGGGCTACCAGCTCCGGCCAGGCCGGCGCGTCTGGCGCGCCGATGGCGGCCGACTGGATGCGGGCGATGCCCGCCTTCAGCTCGGCCACCTCGCGATGGAGCAGGGCGAGGCGGTCGCCATCGCGCGCCGCCGGTTCCGGCCGGAGGGCATCGGTGCGGACCGGCGGCTCGGCGGGCCGCTGGCCGGCCGCACGGCTCGCGATCGCCTCGGCGGCGGCCTGCAGCACGAGTGCGCGCGCGCTCGGGTCGTCGGGCACGGCCGCCGCCCGGGGCGCGGCCATCGGTCGGGGAGGGCTGCTCGCGCGCGGCGGCTCGTCGACGGTGACGCCGGTGGCGGCCACGATGCGCACCACGTCACGGGAGCCCACCCCCAGCACCCCGCCCGCGCGCAGCGACTTCGTCTCAAGGATCACGGCGTCGAGGCCCATCTCGTCGCGCACCTGCCGGAGGCACTCCCTGAGCGTCAGCGCCTGGAACTCCTTGATCCTCATGCAGCTACCTCCGCCCGGTCGGCCGTCCCGATCTCCACGGTACCGATGCCGCGGATGTCGGTGTTGGCCACGATCTCGCTGTAGGCCAGCACGGCAAGCGATGGCACGCTCCGCTCCGTGAGCCGGCGCATCGCCAGGCGCACCTGCGAGGAGCAGAGCAGCACCGGCCCGTACCCCTGCTCGGAAGCGCGTTCAGCCTGGGCGCTGGCGCCGGAGACGACCGCGCTGGCGAGGCGCGGCTCGAGCGCCAGCGACAGGCCGCCCGCGGTCATCTGCACGCCCTCGCGGATCGTCTGCTCCAGCGAGGGCGCGAGCGTGAAGACGTGCAGCACGCCCTCATCGTCGCAGTGCTGCTTGCATATCTGGCGTGCCAGGCCGGCGCGCGCGTACTCGGTGAGTTGGTCGGCGTCCTTCGTCCGCGGCGCCCAATCGGCCAGCGTCTCCAGGATGGTGCCCAGGTCTCGGATCGATACTCGTTCGCGCAGCAGGTTCTGCAGCACCTTCTGCACCTCTCCCAGGCTCATCAAGTTGGGCAGGAGCTCGTCCACGACCGCGCGGTTGTGCTCCTTGAGGTTGTCGATGAGCGCCTGCGCCTCCTGGCGGGTAAGAAGCTCGTGGGCGTGCTGCTTGATGATCTCCGTGAGGTGCGTGATGATCACCGAGCTCGGATCCGTCACGATGTAGCCGGCCATCGCGGCCTCGTCGCGATGCGCCCGGGTGATCCAGACGGCGGGCCCGCCGAAGGCCGGCTCGGTCGTGCGGATGCCCTCGATGACGCGCAGTGCGCCGCCCGGGTCGATGGCGAGCGACAGATTGGCCATCGCCTCGGACTGCGCGACGACCTGGTCGCGAATCTTGATCACGTAGCGGTTGGCGGGGAGCTGAAGGTCGTCGCGGATCCGCACCATGGGCAGCACGATCCCCAGCTCGAGCGCGATCTTTCGGCGCGCCTGCCCCACGCGCGCGGCGAGGTCGCCTCCCTCGCCGGCCAGCGCCAGGGGCACCAGGTTGCTCCCGAGCTCCAGCAGGAGCGTGTCGACGCTCAGCAGTTGCATCGGCTCTTCGGAAGCACGCTCCGCGGCCGAGGCCGTCGCCCGCTGTTTGGCATCCTCCGCGCGCTCCTCGCGCTTCTGATCGCGCAGGAGCAGCCAGGCCGCCATGGCGACGGTGCCCCCGACCACCAACAGGGGAACCTTCGGGAAACCGGGTACGAGCAGCAGGCCGAGCAGCAGCGCGCTCGCCAGCAGGAGTGGACGCGGCTGTCGGAGGATCTGCGCGGCGAAGTCCTGGCCCATGTTGGAGTCGGTGGCCGCGCGGGTGACCATCAGGCCGGTGGCGGTCGAGATGAGCAACGCGGGGATCTGGCTCACGAGACCCTCGCCGACCGTGAGCAGGGTGTAGGTCTGCAGGATCGTCAGGGCGTCGCTCTCACCCTTGATCATCCCCATCACGAACCCGCCCACGATGTTGATGATGATGATCAGCACCGCGGCGATCGCGTCGCCCCGCACGAACTTGCTGGCTCCGTCCATCGCGCCGTAGAAGTCGGCCTCGGCTTCGATCTGTTTGCGCCGTGCGCGCGCCTCTTGCTCCGTGAGCAGGCCGGCGTTCAGGTCGGCGTCGATCGACATCTGCTTACCGGGCATGGCGTCCAGGGTGAACCGCGCCGCCACCTCGGCCACGCGGCCAGCGCCGTTGGTGATCACGACGAACTGGATGACGACCAGGATCAGGAACGAGATGACCCCGACGACGAAGTTGCCCCCGAGCACCACCTGCCCGAACGCCTTGATCACCTGTCCGGGCTCGCCGGTCGCGAGGATCAGCTTCGTGGCGGCGATATTGAGCGCGAGGCGGTAGAGCGTGGTGATGAGGAGCAGGGCGGGAAAGATGCTGAACTGCAGCGGCTCCGTGTTGTATAGCGTGACAAGGACGATCACCACGGCCGCCGTGAGGTTGGCGGCGATGCAGAAGTCGAGCAGCCAGTCCGGAAGAGGGACAATCAGCATGCCGACGATCACGATGACGGCAAGCGCCATCGCGATATCGCTGTAGCGCGCGATCCGTCCCAGAGGGGTGGCCGGAGCGGGGACGGCCATGTGGTTGCTCTCCTCGAGTGAACCAATCGATGCGCCCGACCGCACACCGAACTCACGCATCGGCGGAGTCGGTTGCGCGCGCGGGCATCGCCGCGTGTCGCCGGGTGGCTCCCGGTCTTCGGCGCCTTGTGCTCGTTATATCGGCCGGCCATCCCGGTAGCTTTAGGGGGAGCCCGACGATCGTCGACCCATCGGACGAAAAGATCGCACGGCCTCTTGACAACATATGAATATACCTATATAATGAGACACGCTCAGCGAGGTGGGGAATGCCAACCGGAACGACAGATGAACTGATCGACATGCGGACGCTCGAGGAAGTGGCGCCGGTCATCCGCAACGCCGCCCATCCGCTCCGCCTTCGGATTCTGGACTTCCTGCGCCTGGAGGGCGGCCCGCGAACGGTGACCGAGATCACCGAGGCCGGAGGGGCCAGTCAGGCGGTGATCAGCCAGCAACTCCGGATCCTGAAGGATCAGGGGATCGTGACGGCCAGACGGGAGGGGAACCACGTGCTCTACGACGTGGCCAACCGCAACGTGCTGCTGCTATTGGAGTGCATTCGGCGCCACAAGGAGGGCGGCTGCGTCTGATGGCGCCGCGCGCGGGCGTGGACCGCACCCCGTCCACGCGATCGATATATGGTTATCTATATATAGGTATGCTAAGGAATGCTGGGTGGCGCTCGGCCGCGTGCGGGGCGCTCCAACGGAGGACGGCGATGAGGGGACGCTGGTGGGCGGGGGCAGGCGCGGGGTTGGCGCTCGTGGCGGGCGGGTACTGGCTGGCCGGCGGCCCCGCCGCGCCTCCCACGGCATCGGCCGGGGCCCAGGCTCGCTCGGAGCCCACGGCGGTGCGCGCCTCGAGCGTGGCGGAGGTCGTGGCGCCCGCGTGGCTGGAGGTGAGCGGCACCGTGCGCCCCCAACTGGAAGCGGCGCTGTCGAGCAAGGTGATGGGCCGCGTCGTGAGCGTTGCCGCGCGCGAGGGCGAGCGCGTGCGTCGTGGGCAGGTTCTGGTTCGCCTGGAGACGCGCGACCTGGATGCGGCCGAGGCACAGGCTGGCGCGAACCTGCGTGCGGCACAGGCCGGCTTCGGTAGCGCGAGGGTAGCGGCCACGATGGAGCGCGCGACCACCTCGGCCCAGGTTGCCGGTGCGGACGCGCGAGTGCTGCAGGCCCAGGCAGCGCTGCAGGCCGCCACGGCGCGCCGACAGCTGGTGCAGACCGGGCCGCGCAGGCAAGAGCGGGCTCAGGCTTCTCTGGCCGTCGCCCAGGCGCAGGCCGGGTTGGCGCTAGCCGATAGCAACTTGCGCCGCATGGAGAGCCTCGCCGCGGAGGGCGCCATCTCGCAGCAGCAGCTTGAGGCGACGCGCACGGCGCGAGAGGTGGCCAGGGCGCAGCACGAGACGGCCGTACAGGCGGAGAGCATGGCGGCCGAAGGCAGCCGCGCCGAGGAGGTGCGCGAGGCCGACGAGGCCGTTCGCCAGGCCAGCGCGGCTCTCTCCCTGGCTCGGGCAGGGCTTCGCGAGATGGAGGCCGCCGCGCTTCAGGTGGCGGTGCGCGAGCAGGACATCCAGGGCGCGCGCGCCCGCGTGGGCCAGATGCGGGCCGGCCTGGAGATGGCGCGGGCGACGCGCCGCTACGGCCTCATCAGCGCCCCATTCGACGGAGTCGTCAGCGCGCGACTGGCCGACCCGGGCACGATGGCGGCCCCCGGCGCGCCGCTCCTGCGGCTTCAGGGCGGCGTCCTGCGGCTGGAGGTGACGGTGCCAGAGAGCGCGCTCGCCCACGTGCGCCTTGGAGCGCCTGCGGCGGTGGCGATCGACGCGCTGGCCGGGCGGAGCCTGCCGGGGCGCGTGGCGGAGATCGTTCCGCAGGGCGACCCGGCAAGCCACACCTTCACGGTGAAGGTCGCCGTTCCCGGCGGTCACGGGGTCTACGCCGGCATGTTCGGCCGTGCGCGCTTCGCCGTGGGCCGATCGCGGCGGATCATGGTGCCCGCCGCGGCCGTTGTGGAGCGGGAGGGACTGCGCTTCGCCTACGTCGTGGACGCCCGGGGCGTGGCGCGCATGCGGCTGGTCACCACGGGCGAGTCGGTCGGCAGCCGCGTTACGGTCCTGTCCGGCCTCGAGCCCGGAGAGACGGTGGTCGCGAGCGGCCTCGACGAGGTGACGGACGGCGGGCGGGTGAAGGCGGCGGGAGGATTGTGAGGGGACGGCGCGCTAGGGCGCGCCGAACACCGAGTGCAAGAGGAGCGGGCGATGCGCATTGGGTTCGCTGGACGGCTTGCCGCGGCCTTCGTCAACAGCAGGCTCACGCCACTGGTGATCGTGGCTTCCGTGGCTGCGGGCGTGTTCGCGGTGGTGCGGACGCCCCGCGAGGAAGAGCCGCAGATCGTCGTCCCGATGGCGGACGTGATCGTGCAGATGCCGGGCGCCTCGGCGCGGGAGGTGGAGCGCCGGGTCACCGCGCCGATGGAGAAGCTGATCTGGGAGATCCCGGGCGTCGAGTACATCTACTCAACCTCGAGCCCGGGCTCGTCGATGGCCGTGGTTCGCTTCCTCGTGGGCCAGAACCAGGAGGCCGCGTTCGTCCGCTTGCGCGAGAAGCTACAGTCGCACTTCGACCGGATCCCTTCGGGGGCGTCGCAGCCGATCATCAAGCCCCGGTCGATCGACGACGTGCCGATCCTCGCGCTGACGCTGCATGGCCCCAATCATACGCCGCTCGCGCTCCGGCAGATCGCCTCGCGGGTCGAGGACGCGATCAAGCAGGTCGACGACGTATCGGAGACAACGATCATCGGCGGAGCGCGGCGGCAGGTGCGTGTCCTGCTCGACCGCTCGCGCCTGGCGGGCTTCGGGTTGACGCCTGACGGCGTGGCCACGGCGCTCGGCGCCGCCAACCGGCAGGAGCAGTCCGGAGCCTTCTCGCAGACCAATGCCGAGGTGGCGGTGCGCACGGGCGACTTCCTGCGCGACGCGCGCGATGTGGGACAGGTGGTGGTGGGCGCCGCCGGCGGGCGCCCCGTCTTCGTGCGCGACGTGGCCAGGGTGCACGACGGCGCGGAGGAGCCGGCGAGCTACGTTCTCTTCGGCTACGGACGCGGCGCCGGCCGCGAGGCGCCGGCGGCGCCCGACTCGGCCGGCCGCGCGCCCGAGCCAGGCACCGTGGAGCCGGCGGTCACCATCTCCGTCGCGAAGCGCCAGGGCAAGAACGCCATCACCATCGCCAACCGCGTGA contains:
- the flhA gene encoding flagellar biosynthesis protein FlhA, whose protein sequence is MAVPAPATPLGRIARYSDIAMALAVIVIVGMLIVPLPDWLLDFCIAANLTAAVVIVLVTLYNTEPLQFSIFPALLLITTLYRLALNIAATKLILATGEPGQVIKAFGQVVLGGNFVVGVISFLILVVIQFVVITNGAGRVAEVAARFTLDAMPGKQMSIDADLNAGLLTEQEARARRKQIEAEADFYGAMDGASKFVRGDAIAAVLIIIINIVGGFVMGMIKGESDALTILQTYTLLTVGEGLVSQIPALLISTATGLMVTRAATDSNMGQDFAAQILRQPRPLLLASALLLGLLLVPGFPKVPLLVVGGTVAMAAWLLLRDQKREERAEDAKQRATASAAERASEEPMQLLSVDTLLLELGSNLVPLALAGEGGDLAARVGQARRKIALELGIVLPMVRIRDDLQLPANRYVIKIRDQVVAQSEAMANLSLAIDPGGALRVIEGIRTTEPAFGGPAVWITRAHRDEAAMAGYIVTDPSSVIITHLTEIIKQHAHELLTRQEAQALIDNLKEHNRAVVDELLPNLMSLGEVQKVLQNLLRERVSIRDLGTILETLADWAPRTKDADQLTEYARAGLARQICKQHCDDEGVLHVFTLAPSLEQTIREGVQMTAGGLSLALEPRLASAVVSGASAQAERASEQGYGPVLLCSSQVRLAMRRLTERSVPSLAVLAYSEIVANTDIRGIGTVEIGTADRAEVAA
- a CDS encoding helix-turn-helix transcriptional regulator, whose amino-acid sequence is MPTGTTDELIDMRTLEEVAPVIRNAAHPLRLRILDFLRLEGGPRTVTEITEAGGASQAVISQQLRILKDQGIVTARREGNHVLYDVANRNVLLLLECIRRHKEGGCV
- the flhF gene encoding flagellar biosynthesis protein FlhF is translated as MRIKEFQALTLRECLRQVRDEMGLDAVILETKSLRAGGVLGVGSRDVVRIVAATGVTVDEPPRASSPPRPMAAPRAAAVPDDPSARALVLQAAAEAIASRAAGQRPAEPPVRTDALRPEPAARDGDRLALLHREVAELKAGIARIQSAAIGAPDAPAWPELVARLVEADVDEPAAREIVGSLPDLSAWNPPARAAMAEAALRDLLSARVAVSGPIEVTPGVSRVVALVGPTGVGKTTTLAKVAARYALVERRKVALLTVDTYRIAAVEQLRTYGQIMGVPVRVAHSLEEARRAVADLADHDLVLVDTAGRSQRNSTQVVELKALVEALGCETHLALAASTRPRDLREQIARFREVGVSRLLWTKLDEASSYGTIYTLAVESALLISYLTTGQKVPEDIEVADPRRLAELLLAPPSAAAA
- a CDS encoding diguanylate cyclase, which codes for MRSAIHQATTSQDLGEAPATGRSALAARERARRAALLGLLLDVTAPLAVGIGALGVAMGWPLAAAGTLCLALVTASALVSRADHVKLASALYIGSLMAVPTLLLALGTWLPPLAPHMLYVLFALPVVLASLLLSRRHTLAVAAGALATASVHWVWVAPSQTFGGALGSASSVLAVAGATALACLGARELERALAREAERTAEVERLYAALQGSHAALERKTEEAHRQAERLGALNTELVSMQMTVEASYHKLAEANHLLQEQATTDAVTALANHRAFQEHLRAYAAQALRHQQPLSLLLLDLDFFKLYNDHYGHPAGDDALRAVGAILTQCTRTGDLAARYGGEEFAVVLPHTDQVAAEQAAERIRAAIEAYEFDGARLTASVGVAALHVHARDAEDLVRAADGALYTAKRTGRNNVCVAAHIDTGQGARRKLPHHARIWLRRMRERPTRSPHTSAPMPDPYGGIEGLVQEPAGAVLNALLAALDWRDCEAAGHSVRVARFALRLARELEGAGAPWRPSAPITPGDMRELALGSLLHDIGKIHVPDAILRKPGSLSSDEWEVVRMHPITGAELISHLPLLAPATRVVRSHHERWDGRGYPDGLAGDQIPWAARVFAVCDAVDSMTVSRPGRPARTLALAQEEIVRQAGSQFDPNVVEAFVRVPLAEWEGLRSGADGQLRAAA
- a CDS encoding efflux RND transporter periplasmic adaptor subunit, producing MRGRWWAGAGAGLALVAGGYWLAGGPAAPPTASAGAQARSEPTAVRASSVAEVVAPAWLEVSGTVRPQLEAALSSKVMGRVVSVAAREGERVRRGQVLVRLETRDLDAAEAQAGANLRAAQAGFGSARVAATMERATTSAQVAGADARVLQAQAALQAATARRQLVQTGPRRQERAQASLAVAQAQAGLALADSNLRRMESLAAEGAISQQQLEATRTAREVARAQHETAVQAESMAAEGSRAEEVREADEAVRQASAALSLARAGLREMEAAALQVAVREQDIQGARARVGQMRAGLEMARATRRYGLISAPFDGVVSARLADPGTMAAPGAPLLRLQGGVLRLEVTVPESALAHVRLGAPAAVAIDALAGRSLPGRVAEIVPQGDPASHTFTVKVAVPGGHGVYAGMFGRARFAVGRSRRIMVPAAAVVEREGLRFAYVVDARGVARMRLVTTGESVGSRVTVLSGLEPGETVVASGLDEVTDGGRVKAAGGL